The following proteins are co-located in the Castanea sativa cultivar Marrone di Chiusa Pesio chromosome 8, ASM4071231v1 genome:
- the LOC142607581 gene encoding uncharacterized protein LOC142607581 yields the protein MSSIGAQLVNSLFKELVYQIQGKIKKQPYFKWSNKMGGDSSKRNQSLYDHYHQDKGHTTEDCRTLRDHLNQLVKAGKLYQFLHQPIGQFGHSGVELHKNCVPRQALGTINVIFAKLGGDVMAYSRVMFVGGDPNLEARDQALKKAKVMATLTLSFFGEDKEGTFQPHDDALVVTIRIDRYAVKRVLVD from the coding sequence ATGTCATCCATAGGGGCTCAATTGGTTAATTCACTGTTTAAAGAGCTAGTGTATCAGATACAAgggaaaataaagaaacagCCCTATTTCAAGTGGTCCAATAAGATGGGTGGGGACTCGTCCAAGAGAAACCAAAGCCTCTATGACCACTACCATCAGGATAAAGGACATACTACAGAGGATTGTAGGACCCTGCGTGATCACCTGAACCAATTGGTGAAGGCAGGGAAGCTCTATCAGTTCTTACATCAGCCTATAGGGCAGTTTGGGCACTCAGGAGTTGAGTTACATAAGAATTGTGTTCCTCGGCAAGCATTGGGCACTATTAACGTGATCTTTGCCAAGCTAGGAGGTGATGTTATGGCTTATTCTAGGGTCATGTTCGTGGGTGGGGACCCTAACTTAGAGGCCAGGGATCAGGCTCTTAAAAAAGCTAAGGTGATGGCCACCCTTACCCTAAGTTTTTTCGGGGAGGATAAAGAGGGAACATttcaaccacatgatgatgctttaGTGGTTACCATTAGGATCGACAGATATGCTGTAAAGAGGGTCCTAGTTGATTAA